One segment of Candidatus Kapaibacterium sp. DNA contains the following:
- a CDS encoding PAS domain S-box protein → MKITEVDSESKIEPLRKSFLIIFVAGICILLISIAYYYYSSTREIVVNEKYSELKTLCQIKATRINQWLFERHSDIKFFSNNKYLSDLIVEYNSKAHSDELESQIIDILEPVLLNDRYHDIIILDTNRKISLSLKNGSSLMPSILDSYIDKAIYADSIVLSDLYKDDVREVIFIDLIAPIRDSSGIVRAIMLFRIDPSINFYPLIVEWPGPSPSAESFLVRYQNDELLVLNELRHAQNTALKLTIPLRFVENTAVKAVSGQSGKIVGEDYRGVQVLAHAQPIKNTNWFIITEIDMDEVVSELRKREFNIMFAVGVIIIILILGLLIFYKNRKQQIFQKLYQREKALRETNEIFRTTLYSIGDAVITTGVDGNIIRMNKIAEQLTGWLESEALGLNVEKVFRIVNEDDLKRVENPVRIVLQKGKIVGLANHTLLISKDGNQIPIVDSGAPIKNEEGEIFGVVLVFRDQTEERLAQNQINESREFFVRMFNLSPLPTAILNADEMLYLNISDSFTDIIGYAPEDVLNKSFYHLPIWMHPESIIEQMSTLMTLKKITKHEVEVITRTGEVRQMLLFLDLFEQKERQYIFLKLLDVTNEHQYIQAIRDSEQRFKTMFVSNPQPMMVYDMETENILEVNDAAIKHFGFSYEEFINIKLSSIKSKDSANLIQVKSFYGPGWEKLKCLQKKSGESFVADVLTDKISWQGIDARVMLVIDITERINAQKTLIEAKERAEMNDKLKSAFLANMSHEIRTPLNGIIGFSELLKQMDFTVTEQFEFFEIINSSGKRLLALVNDIIDLSKIQSGNIKAKFSQFDLNKTFNDLYIFFKPIAEAKSLKLSKEIALPNQETLIVSDEQRVYQILANLIGNAIKYTDTGSIEIGYKIKEAKIIFYVKDTGIGIPEEARERVFERFMQLERPDKQVDGTGLGLAISKGLVDILGGKIDFESNKDEGTTFFVEIPYLKNMEM, encoded by the coding sequence ATGAAAATCACAGAAGTTGATTCGGAGAGTAAAATAGAGCCATTACGTAAGTCATTCCTGATAATATTTGTTGCAGGAATTTGTATTCTATTGATTTCGATTGCTTACTATTACTACAGTTCAACGCGTGAAATAGTAGTAAACGAGAAGTATAGTGAGTTGAAGACTTTATGCCAAATCAAAGCAACTCGCATCAATCAATGGCTATTTGAGCGACATTCCGATATTAAATTCTTCTCGAATAACAAATATCTCAGTGACTTGATAGTCGAATACAACAGCAAAGCCCATTCTGATGAACTCGAAAGCCAAATTATTGATATTCTCGAGCCTGTATTGCTCAATGATAGATACCATGATATAATAATTTTGGATACAAATCGCAAAATTTCATTATCACTCAAAAACGGTTCTTCATTGATGCCTTCGATTCTTGATTCATATATTGACAAAGCCATTTACGCAGATAGTATTGTATTGAGCGATTTATATAAAGATGATGTTCGAGAAGTGATTTTTATTGACCTTATTGCCCCAATAAGAGATAGTTCCGGAATTGTCCGAGCAATTATGTTATTCAGAATTGACCCTTCAATTAATTTTTATCCTCTGATTGTTGAATGGCCCGGACCAAGTCCATCGGCAGAATCTTTCTTAGTAAGATATCAAAATGACGAACTGCTTGTGTTGAACGAATTGCGTCATGCCCAAAATACAGCCCTAAAACTTACTATTCCTTTGCGATTTGTCGAGAATACTGCGGTCAAGGCTGTTAGTGGGCAAAGTGGCAAAATAGTGGGCGAAGATTACAGAGGTGTGCAGGTACTGGCTCACGCTCAGCCCATCAAGAATACAAATTGGTTCATTATCACCGAAATTGATATGGATGAAGTTGTGAGTGAATTGCGTAAGCGTGAATTTAATATTATGTTTGCTGTAGGGGTTATAATAATAATTCTTATACTCGGCTTATTAATATTTTATAAGAATCGAAAACAACAGATTTTCCAAAAATTGTATCAGAGAGAAAAGGCACTACGCGAGACTAACGAGATTTTCAGAACCACATTATACAGTATTGGCGATGCAGTAATCACCACAGGTGTGGATGGAAATATTATAAGAATGAACAAAATTGCCGAACAACTCACGGGTTGGCTCGAATCTGAAGCATTAGGACTGAATGTAGAGAAAGTTTTCAGAATTGTTAATGAAGATGACTTAAAAAGGGTAGAAAATCCCGTAAGGATTGTTCTCCAAAAAGGAAAAATTGTAGGATTAGCAAATCATACATTACTAATTTCAAAAGATGGAAATCAAATTCCAATCGTTGATAGTGGTGCTCCTATCAAAAATGAAGAGGGCGAAATATTTGGCGTGGTGTTAGTATTTCGTGACCAAACTGAAGAACGTCTTGCCCAAAATCAAATTAACGAATCCCGCGAGTTTTTTGTCAGAATGTTCAACTTATCGCCTTTGCCTACTGCCATTTTGAACGCTGATGAGATGCTGTACCTTAATATTAGCGACAGTTTTACCGATATAATTGGATATGCACCGGAAGACGTATTAAATAAGAGCTTTTATCATCTGCCAATTTGGATGCACCCCGAATCCATTATTGAACAGATGAGTACATTAATGACATTGAAAAAAATCACAAAGCACGAAGTTGAAGTCATTACCAGAACCGGTGAAGTACGACAGATGTTGCTTTTCCTTGATTTATTCGAACAGAAAGAAAGGCAATATATTTTCTTGAAATTATTGGATGTTACTAATGAGCACCAATACATTCAGGCGATTCGTGATAGCGAACAGCGATTCAAAACAATGTTTGTCTCAAATCCGCAGCCGATGATGGTATATGATATGGAAACCGAAAATATATTGGAAGTCAATGATGCTGCAATTAAGCACTTTGGGTTTAGCTACGAAGAATTCATAAACATTAAACTAAGTTCAATTAAATCTAAAGACAGTGCAAATCTAATTCAAGTGAAGTCCTTTTATGGTCCGGGTTGGGAAAAGCTCAAATGCCTACAAAAAAAATCCGGCGAATCTTTTGTTGCTGATGTTTTAACCGATAAAATTAGTTGGCAAGGTATTGATGCAAGAGTCATGTTGGTAATTGACATTACCGAAAGAATCAATGCTCAGAAAACATTGATAGAAGCAAAAGAAAGAGCAGAAATGAATGATAAGCTGAAATCGGCTTTCCTTGCAAACATGTCTCATGAAATCAGAACACCGCTTAATGGTATCATCGGTTTTTCGGAGTTACTGAAACAAATGGATTTTACTGTCACTGAACAATTTGAATTTTTCGAGATAATTAATAGTAGCGGTAAACGATTGTTAGCATTAGTGAATGATATTATTGATTTGTCCAAAATTCAGTCAGGAAACATAAAAGCCAAATTCTCCCAATTCGACTTAAATAAGACTTTTAATGATTTATATATCTTCTTCAAGCCAATTGCAGAAGCGAAATCCTTAAAATTATCAAAAGAAATCGCTTTACCGAATCAGGAAACGCTCATTGTTTCTGACGAACAAAGAGTATATCAGATTCTTGCCAATTTAATCGGAAATGCTATCAAATATACCGATACCGGAAGTATTGAAATTGGATACAAAATCAAAGAAGCGAAAATCATATTCTACGTCAAGGATACAGGAATCGGAATACCCGAAGAGGCTAGAGAAAGAGTATTTGAGCGTTTCATGCAATTAGAACGCCCGGACAAACAAGTGGACGGTACCGGGCTTGGGCTGGCAATTTCTAAGGGTTTGGTAGATATTCTTGGCGGCAAGATTGACTTTGAGTCCAACAAAGACGAAGGGACAACTTTCTTTGTCGAAATTCCTTACTTGAAAAATATGGAAATGTAA
- a CDS encoding ferredoxin family protein — MAKVMGEIIIDIERCKGCELCFDACPKEAIQLSDTINSKGYQFAIKVNDLCNGCASCALVCPDAVITVYRKVDKTKRPVKVIEIED, encoded by the coding sequence ATGGCAAAAGTAATGGGCGAAATCATAATTGATATCGAAAGGTGCAAGGGTTGTGAACTATGCTTCGATGCATGCCCGAAAGAAGCTATACAGTTGAGCGACACGATAAATTCCAAAGGATACCAATTTGCAATCAAGGTCAACGACTTATGCAATGGCTGCGCAAGTTGTGCATTGGTATGCCCTGACGCTGTAATTACAGTTTACCGTAAGGTGGACAAAACAAAAAGACCTGTCAAAGTAATAGAAATTGAAGATTAA
- a CDS encoding 3-methyl-2-oxobutanoate dehydrogenase subunit VorB produces the protein MGDLKLMKGNEALSEAMIRAGCDAYFGYPITPQSEVLEYLAREASQRTGMVVLQAESEVAAINMIYGASGAGRRVMTTSSSPGISLMQEGLSYIASAELPCLLANVVRGGPGLGTIQPSQADYFQSVKGGGHGDYKLIVLAPSSVQEMVDFVKLGFELGEKYRNPVMILTDGAIGQMMEKVVLFEQMPRKTEFPDWATVGKKPGKDRNYITSLHIQSEKMEEINLRLQAKYKEIEKNEVRYQAVNLDDAEYVFTGFGLVARICIKAMEMARAKGYKVGVIRPITVFPFPTQVYADIAPKLKGILDVEMNAGQMVEDVRLSVNGATRVEFYGRMGGMIPSPEEILENFERIYIKGETK, from the coding sequence ATGGGCGATCTAAAGCTTATGAAAGGAAACGAAGCACTCTCCGAGGCAATGATTAGAGCCGGATGTGATGCATATTTCGGTTATCCTATCACTCCGCAATCCGAAGTACTCGAATATCTTGCTCGTGAAGCATCGCAACGCACCGGAATGGTGGTACTGCAAGCCGAGAGTGAAGTTGCGGCTATTAATATGATTTACGGTGCTTCAGGCGCCGGAAGACGTGTTATGACTACTTCATCAAGCCCCGGCATAAGTCTTATGCAAGAAGGGCTTTCATATATCGCAAGTGCCGAACTGCCTTGCCTCTTGGCAAATGTTGTCAGAGGTGGTCCCGGACTTGGCACTATTCAGCCTTCGCAAGCTGATTATTTTCAATCTGTCAAAGGTGGCGGACATGGTGACTATAAATTAATCGTTTTAGCTCCGTCAAGCGTTCAAGAAATGGTTGATTTTGTCAAGCTCGGATTTGAACTTGGCGAAAAATATCGCAATCCGGTGATGATTTTAACCGACGGTGCTATCGGACAAATGATGGAAAAAGTCGTTTTGTTTGAGCAAATGCCACGAAAAACTGAATTCCCCGATTGGGCTACCGTTGGCAAAAAACCCGGCAAAGACAGAAATTATATTACTTCCTTGCATATTCAATCCGAAAAAATGGAAGAAATTAACCTTAGACTCCAAGCAAAATACAAAGAAATCGAAAAAAATGAAGTACGTTACCAAGCTGTCAATCTTGACGATGCCGAATACGTTTTCACAGGATTTGGCTTAGTTGCTCGGATTTGTATCAAAGCTATGGAAATGGCTCGCGCCAAAGGATACAAAGTGGGCGTTATCAGACCGATTACAGTATTCCCATTCCCAACGCAAGTTTATGCTGACATTGCACCAAAACTAAAAGGAATTTTAGATGTGGAAATGAACGCAGGGCAAATGGTAGAAGACGTTCGCCTATCGGTAAATGGCGCCACAAGAGTTGAATTTTACGGCAGAATGGGCGGTATGATTCCCTCACCCGAAGAAATTCTCGAAAATTTTGAAAGAATCTACATCAAAGGAGAAACAAAATGA
- a CDS encoding thiamine pyrophosphate-dependent enzyme, which yields MSERTYVDIEAELTDQPINFDEDICLAENVVYIKPQTLIDVPMHYCPGCGHSTAHKILMEVVDEMGIQEEIIGVAPVGCSVFAYHYMNVDMQEAAHGRACAVATGLKRIMPEKYVFTYQGDGDLAAIGTAETVHAANRGENILVVFINNGIYGMTSGQMAPTTLPGMVTTTSPYGRDVKTQGYPLYISNLLANLPGVAYVSRHSVHTPNNVRKAKKSIAKALEYQKQGLGFCLVEIVTNCPSNWKMTPKQSNQFVEEKMIPFYPLGDIKVPEGK from the coding sequence ATGAGCGAAAGAACATATGTTGATATAGAAGCTGAATTGACCGACCAACCAATCAATTTTGACGAAGATATTTGTCTGGCAGAAAATGTGGTCTATATCAAACCACAAACTCTGATTGACGTCCCAATGCACTATTGCCCGGGTTGCGGTCACAGTACAGCACATAAAATTCTGATGGAAGTTGTGGACGAAATGGGAATTCAAGAAGAAATCATCGGCGTAGCGCCGGTTGGATGCTCCGTATTCGCCTATCACTACATGAATGTAGATATGCAAGAAGCAGCCCACGGACGCGCTTGTGCAGTTGCAACCGGTCTCAAACGCATTATGCCCGAAAAATATGTCTTCACTTACCAAGGTGACGGCGATTTGGCAGCAATTGGCACCGCAGAAACTGTTCACGCAGCAAATCGCGGCGAAAATATCCTGGTAGTTTTCATCAATAACGGTATTTATGGTATGACAAGCGGTCAAATGGCTCCTACTACATTGCCCGGAATGGTGACTACAACTTCACCTTACGGTCGCGATGTCAAAACTCAAGGCTATCCGCTATATATTAGCAATTTATTGGCAAATTTGCCGGGTGTGGCATACGTCAGTCGTCATTCAGTCCATACTCCAAATAATGTCCGAAAAGCAAAAAAATCAATCGCAAAAGCTTTGGAATATCAAAAGCAAGGGCTCGGATTCTGCTTAGTTGAAATCGTGACTAATTGTCCGTCCAACTGGAAAATGACACCCAAGCAATCAAATCAATTCGTCGAAGAAAAAATGATTCCATTTTATCCGCTTGGCGATATAAAAGTTCCGGAGGGCAAATAA
- a CDS encoding 2-oxoacid:acceptor oxidoreductase family protein, with protein sequence MTQEAIFAGFGGQGVLSMGMILAYSGMLENKEVCWMPSYGPEMRGGTANAITIVSDDYISSPIISRFDSVIALNQPSVDKFESRVKPGGMIIYDSTNILTPPTRTDITIYNVPGSEEAVKLKNIKVLNMLMLGAFVRATKIVKEETITEALKQVLPERYHKLVPLNMEAFNVGTSFVTN encoded by the coding sequence ATGACACAAGAAGCAATTTTCGCAGGATTCGGCGGTCAAGGCGTACTTTCGATGGGAATGATTTTGGCTTATTCGGGCATGCTCGAAAATAAAGAAGTATGTTGGATGCCATCCTACGGACCCGAAATGCGCGGCGGTACAGCAAATGCCATTACAATTGTATCCGACGACTATATCAGTTCGCCCATTATATCGAGATTTGACTCAGTAATCGCACTCAATCAACCATCCGTTGATAAATTCGAATCGAGAGTCAAACCCGGTGGTATGATAATTTACGACAGCACAAATATATTGACTCCGCCCACTCGTACCGACATCACAATTTACAATGTGCCCGGCAGCGAAGAAGCAGTAAAGCTCAAAAACATCAAAGTATTGAATATGCTGATGTTAGGTGCATTCGTTAGAGCTACAAAAATAGTAAAAGAAGAAACAATCACCGAAGCACTCAAACAAGTGCTCCCCGAACGCTACCATAAATTAGTCCCACTGAACATGGAAGCATTCAATGTCGGCACAAGTTTCGTAACAAACTAA
- a CDS encoding type II toxin-antitoxin system mRNA interferase toxin, RelE/StbE family, with translation MYKLVWDDSFLRKLRRLTKNNPEIESIFRAKINILELEPYHPSLKTHKLQGRLKSYLSCSLNYTYRLVFKLLDDSMIQLIDIGTHDEVY, from the coding sequence ATGTATAAGTTAGTTTGGGATGACTCTTTTTTGCGTAAACTAAGAAGACTCACAAAAAACAACCCCGAAATCGAGAGCATTTTTAGAGCTAAGATTAATATTTTGGAACTTGAACCTTACCACCCATCTTTAAAGACACACAAATTGCAAGGTAGATTAAAATCATACCTATCCTGTTCGCTCAATTATACTTACCGTTTAGTATTTAAATTACTAGATGACAGTATGATTCAGCTAATAGATATCGGCACTCATGACGAAGTTTATTAA
- a CDS encoding DUF4249 domain-containing protein: MKYLLLIAIIFSVALNSCEETVSDVTLPYVEQLVIRAIISPGQGINSITVERTLPPLDEYIKENAIVRDAKLTISDGTNDYELSFDGEFYGNEEIFVEVGKTYYLRAEWKGKVATSQTTIPEPVEIDEIYYEIVEHKYEYENFRYKEVFVYGEFTPKPGAVYQTSYNSESLQLRFDFDIYSYNNRNAAGKIRTVLLRFSYDETMGEEFIKNYIKDYEFLLYSYDEQYYSYFNSRHNGSSNSGIFGSDGLNVQWNVHGNGIGLFIGHSSTMTRYE; this comes from the coding sequence ATGAAATATTTATTATTAATAGCAATTATATTCAGCGTCGCACTAAACTCTTGCGAAGAAACAGTTTCGGATGTCACTTTGCCATATGTGGAACAATTAGTCATTCGTGCAATTATAAGTCCCGGACAAGGAATCAATTCTATTACAGTCGAACGCACTTTACCGCCGCTTGATGAGTACATCAAGGAAAATGCAATCGTCAGAGATGCGAAATTAACTATTTCAGATGGCACCAATGATTATGAATTGAGCTTCGACGGTGAATTCTATGGCAATGAAGAAATATTCGTGGAAGTTGGCAAAACATATTATTTGAGAGCCGAATGGAAAGGAAAAGTTGCGACATCGCAAACAACAATCCCCGAACCTGTAGAAATTGATGAAATTTACTACGAAATTGTCGAGCATAAATATGAATACGAGAACTTCAGGTATAAAGAAGTTTTTGTATATGGTGAATTCACTCCAAAGCCCGGTGCAGTATATCAGACGAGCTATAATTCTGAGTCACTACAATTAAGATTCGATTTTGATATCTATAGCTATAATAACAGAAATGCGGCAGGTAAAATCCGTACGGTATTACTGCGATTCTCCTATGATGAAACAATGGGCGAAGAGTTTATAAAAAATTATATTAAAGATTATGAGTTTTTGTTATACTCTTATGATGAGCAGTATTATAGTTATTTCAACTCAAGACACAATGGAAGCAGCAACAGCGGAATCTTTGGCTCAGATGGTTTAAACGTCCAGTGGAATGTGCATGGCAACGGCATAGGATTATTCATAGGTCATTCTTCGACAATGACAAGATACGAATAG
- a CDS encoding TonB-dependent receptor, with protein sequence MKKLFVLIFLMFSSMMLHAQGDGLGSLSGSVTEELSGESVISLTIAIFPDSNVTSSKPIAGAVSNKFGYYSIPRIKPGSYYLVARGVGYATFIEKISIVANESVRRNIKMKVEDVRMQEITVEAQREEPSVARISTVTVTPDFVSKMPSLGGEVDVFRVLQLLPGVQQASELSSGLYVRGGSPDQNLNLLDGVIVYNPSHLGGFLSVFNADALRDIKLIKGAFPAEYGGRLSSVLDMTMKEGTKEKFSGSGGVSMISSRLTLEGPINDNSTFMVSGRRMYLDVLTWLAGGGTNEEVPIYYFYDLNAKLNYKLSDSDRLFVSGFFGRDVLKEPESSKENFSINWGNSTANIRWMHIMSPEIFTNFSLIYTDYTFGTEIYNKDRPSENFNTSSHIKDFMLRAEAQYFPSQNHTIKTGIETIWHNFRSELGFDMFDEVSNEFTSKELKSLEAALYLQDEWKVSELMNANIGARMYYFQGGDYFAFEPRLSTSYKLTDKTSMTGSLALAHQFLHLIVRNDITLPTDLWFPSTEKIKPSKSWQGVLGVEHIFAEGEYLFSAEVYYKDMKNLYEYKEGSYFSLGIPIEDQFTSGRGVAYGLELFLNKQIGSFTGWIGYTLAWTKRQFDEINGGRWFSPRYDRRHDVNLVLTYQLGEHWELGASWVYGTGQAFTMPTGVYSFNDVGDEYYGGYEKYQYTDRNGARLPAFHKMDLNFMYKFSWFDLPFQLSMNIYNVYNRKNPFAWYISDWDEETGEYKKTVRQVTLFPIIPTLGLSFKF encoded by the coding sequence ATGAAAAAATTATTTGTTTTGATATTTCTGATGTTTTCGAGTATGATGCTTCATGCTCAAGGAGACGGTCTCGGCTCATTATCTGGTTCGGTAACCGAAGAGTTATCGGGCGAGAGTGTCATTTCCTTGACAATCGCGATATTTCCCGATTCAAATGTAACAAGCTCAAAACCTATTGCCGGAGCGGTCTCGAACAAATTCGGTTACTATTCTATTCCGAGAATAAAACCCGGCAGCTATTATTTAGTAGCTCGGGGCGTTGGTTATGCCACTTTTATCGAAAAAATATCCATCGTAGCGAATGAATCAGTACGCCGAAATATCAAAATGAAAGTAGAAGATGTGCGGATGCAGGAAATAACCGTCGAAGCGCAACGTGAAGAGCCATCGGTAGCACGAATTTCCACCGTTACAGTCACTCCGGATTTTGTCAGCAAAATGCCCTCGCTTGGTGGAGAAGTTGACGTATTCAGAGTGCTGCAACTATTGCCCGGTGTGCAACAAGCAAGTGAGCTTTCAAGCGGGCTATACGTTCGCGGGGGCTCGCCGGACCAAAATTTGAATCTACTCGATGGTGTAATTGTTTATAATCCATCGCATTTGGGTGGATTTCTGAGCGTCTTCAATGCTGATGCACTTCGCGATATTAAGCTAATCAAAGGTGCCTTTCCGGCTGAATACGGCGGAAGATTGTCGAGCGTGCTCGATATGACGATGAAAGAGGGTACGAAAGAGAAATTCTCCGGTTCAGGCGGCGTTAGCATGATTAGTTCCCGGCTTACACTGGAAGGTCCGATTAACGATAACTCCACATTTATGGTATCCGGCAGAAGGATGTATCTCGATGTTCTGACTTGGTTAGCAGGCGGTGGCACAAATGAAGAAGTCCCGATTTATTACTTCTATGATTTGAATGCAAAATTAAATTATAAATTATCAGATTCAGACCGACTTTTTGTCAGCGGATTTTTTGGAAGAGATGTGCTGAAAGAGCCGGAATCTTCCAAAGAAAATTTTAGCATCAATTGGGGCAATTCTACTGCAAATATAAGATGGATGCATATTATGTCGCCCGAAATATTTACTAATTTCTCGCTAATTTATACCGATTATACTTTTGGAACTGAAATATACAATAAAGACAGACCGAGCGAAAATTTCAACACTAGTTCCCATATTAAAGACTTTATGTTGCGAGCAGAAGCTCAATACTTCCCGTCGCAAAATCATACTATCAAAACAGGCATCGAGACGATTTGGCATAATTTCCGCTCCGAATTAGGTTTCGATATGTTCGATGAAGTCTCAAATGAATTCACGAGCAAGGAACTGAAGTCGCTCGAAGCAGCTTTGTATTTACAGGATGAATGGAAAGTTTCAGAATTGATGAATGCCAATATTGGTGCGAGGATGTATTATTTTCAGGGTGGCGATTACTTTGCTTTCGAGCCGAGACTATCTACATCATATAAGCTTACGGACAAAACTTCTATGACAGGCTCGCTTGCTTTGGCGCATCAATTCTTACATTTGATTGTCCGAAATGACATTACTCTACCAACAGATTTGTGGTTCCCTTCGACCGAGAAAATCAAACCAAGCAAATCTTGGCAGGGAGTTTTGGGTGTCGAACATATTTTTGCCGAAGGTGAATACCTATTTTCAGCTGAAGTTTATTACAAGGATATGAAAAATTTGTATGAGTACAAGGAAGGTTCCTATTTTTCTCTCGGAATCCCGATTGAAGACCAATTCACATCCGGCAGAGGTGTTGCATACGGATTAGAACTGTTTTTGAACAAGCAAATTGGCTCATTCACAGGTTGGATTGGCTACACACTTGCATGGACAAAACGCCAATTTGACGAAATTAATGGTGGCAGATGGTTTTCACCGCGTTATGACAGACGACACGACGTAAATTTAGTATTGACATACCAACTCGGCGAACATTGGGAACTTGGGGCTTCGTGGGTATATGGTACCGGTCAAGCCTTTACTATGCCGACAGGTGTGTATTCATTCAACGATGTTGGTGATGAGTATTACGGCGGTTACGAGAAATATCAATATACCGACAGAAACGGCGCCAGATTGCCTGCATTTCACAAAATGGATTTGAATTTCATGTACAAATTCTCATGGTTCGATTTGCCTTTCCAACTTTCGATGAATATTTACAACGTTTACAATCGCAAAAATCCTTTTGCTTGGTACATTAGCGATTGGGACGAAGAAACAGGCGAATATAAAAAGACTGTTCGCCAAGTTACGTTGTTTCCAATTATTCCGACACTCGGACTTAGTTTCAAATTTTAA
- the bshC gene encoding bacillithiol biosynthesis cysteine-adding enzyme BshC: MKLIANELGGSSKLVRDYIRSDNFAARFLPNNTRHDDKHFFDAILKSKGDYSRLRAVCKSTMQNLPLNELQSENLEKLCSGKALAVVTGQQPGLFGGPIYSLTKAFSAFDYARKMKIKHPEYDFVPVYWVADNDHDAEEAGNATIFDSNLSIVNLSADYDSENISIANRFFGDDITGLKEQVADAIKNTQYADEIIKMLDDSYVVGKSWSGAFVKFINYFLAECGFVFISAEKFREYGLFEKFAEKELNNTGQTANIVNQTNDELLSLGYHLQAQVFDINLFYHRNNIRENITSENLDDYKQLFKENPNLFSPKVLLRPLMQDAILPTAAYIAGPGELAYLAQLNKLYNYYNIIMPRIILRHSFTILDNRSLRFIEKYDINPEIFKSHQDEFMQIIPKYIFSDEAELAFLNAELTLKQIYDELSGHIIKIDKNLEKSMASAYTKSAEQLTHIRKKAITSQKKSNEEFIDRFMQIRNLILPNGKLQERVFGIINFVAIAGIDEIKQNLSNLSKI, from the coding sequence ATGAAACTTATTGCAAACGAATTGGGGGGCTCATCAAAATTAGTGCGGGATTATATCCGCTCTGACAATTTTGCTGCGCGCTTTTTACCGAATAATACTCGTCACGATGACAAGCACTTTTTTGATGCTATTTTGAAGAGTAAAGGAGACTATTCAAGGCTTCGCGCAGTTTGCAAGAGCACGATGCAAAATTTGCCCTTGAATGAATTGCAATCCGAGAATCTCGAAAAATTATGCTCAGGGAAAGCATTAGCGGTAGTGACAGGCCAGCAACCGGGACTTTTCGGAGGTCCGATTTACAGCCTGACTAAAGCCTTTTCGGCATTCGATTATGCCCGGAAAATGAAAATTAAACACCCCGAATACGATTTTGTTCCGGTATATTGGGTGGCAGATAACGACCACGACGCTGAAGAAGCGGGCAATGCAACTATCTTTGATAGTAATTTATCCATTGTAAATCTAAGTGCAGATTATGATTCGGAAAATATTAGCATTGCAAACCGATTCTTTGGCGATGATATCACCGGGTTAAAAGAGCAAGTGGCAGATGCGATTAAAAATACTCAATATGCCGATGAAATTATAAAAATGTTAGATGATTCATATGTTGTCGGCAAATCATGGTCTGGAGCATTTGTCAAGTTCATAAACTATTTCCTTGCGGAATGCGGATTTGTATTTATTTCGGCTGAAAAATTTCGGGAGTACGGTCTTTTTGAAAAATTCGCTGAAAAAGAACTCAACAATACCGGGCAAACTGCAAATATTGTTAATCAAACAAATGATGAATTGTTATCGCTCGGCTATCATTTGCAAGCACAAGTTTTCGATATTAATTTATTTTACCACAGAAATAATATTCGCGAAAATATCACTTCTGAAAATCTTGATGATTATAAACAATTATTTAAAGAAAATCCAAATTTATTTTCCCCGAAAGTGTTATTGCGACCATTGATGCAAGACGCAATTTTACCGACTGCAGCATATATTGCAGGTCCGGGCGAATTGGCATATTTAGCACAATTAAATAAATTATATAATTATTATAATATTATTATGCCGCGAATTATACTTCGCCACAGCTTCACAATCTTGGATAATCGCAGTTTACGATTTATCGAAAAATATGATATTAATCCCGAAATATTCAAATCGCACCAAGATGAGTTTATGCAAATTATCCCAAAATATATTTTTAGTGACGAAGCTGAATTAGCGTTCTTGAATGCTGAATTAACTCTAAAACAAATTTATGATGAATTGTCCGGGCATATCATTAAAATTGACAAGAATCTTGAAAAAAGTATGGCATCGGCTTATACGAAATCTGCAGAGCAACTTACCCACATTAGAAAGAAAGCAATAACGTCTCAGAAAAAGTCAAACGAAGAGTTCATTGATAGGTTTATGCAAATTAGAAATCTGATTTTGCCTAATGGTAAATTGCAAGAAAGAGTTTTTGGCATTATAAACTTTGTAGCAATTGCCGGAATTGATGAAATCAAACAAAATTTGAGCAATTTATCAAAGATTTGA